Proteins encoded in a region of the Perognathus longimembris pacificus isolate PPM17 chromosome 11, ASM2315922v1, whole genome shotgun sequence genome:
- the Cers2 gene encoding ceramide synthase 2: MLQTLYDYFWWERLWLPGNLTWAHLEDRDGRVYAKASDLYMTLPLALLFLIIRYFFELYVATPLAALLNVKEKTRLRAPPNATLEHFYRTGSKQPKQAEVELLSRQSGLSGRQVERWFRRRRNQDRPSLLKKFREASWRFTFYLIAFIAGMAVIVDKPWFYDMRKVWEGYPIQSIIPSQYWYYMIELSFYWSLLFSVASDVKRKDFKEQIIHHVATIILISFSWFVNYIRAGTLIMALHDSSDYLLESAKMFNYAGWKNTCNNIFIVFAAVFIITRLVILPFWMVYCTVLYPLELYPAFFGYYFFNVMMAVLQALHIFWAYLILRMAHKFITGKLVEDERSDRDETESSEGEEAASGGGAKSRPLANGHPILNNNHRKID, from the exons ATGCTCCAGACCTTGTATGATTACTTCTGGTGGGAGCGGCTATGGCTGCCTGGGAACCTAACCTGGGCCCATCTAGAAGATCGAGATGGACGCGTCTATGCCAAAGCATCAGACCTCTACATGACTCTACCCCTGGCCTTGCTCTTCCTCATCATTCGCTACTTCTTTGAGCT TTATGTGGCCACACCACTGGCTGCCCTCCTGAACGTAAAGGAGAAAACTCGACTACGGGCACCTCCCAATGCCACCTTGGAGCATTTTTACCGAACTGGCAGCAAGCAGCCCAAGCAG gcagaagtggagctcttgTCCCGGCAGAGTGGGCTCTCTGGCCGCCAGGTAGAACGCTGGTTCCGCCGTCGCCGCAACCAGGACCGGCCAAGCCTTCTGAAGAAGTTCCGAGAAGCCAG CTGGAGGTTCACATTTTACCTGATCGCCTTCATTGCTGGCATGGCCGTCATTGTGGAT AAACCCTGGTTCTATGACATGAGGAAAGTTTGGGAGGGATATCCCATACAG agCATTATCCCTTCCCAGTATTGGTACTACATGATTGAGCTTTCCTTCTACTGGTCCCTCCTCTTCAGCGTTGCTTCTGATGTCAAGAGAAAG GATTTCAAGGAACAgatcatccaccatgtggccaccATCATCCTCATCAGCTTCTCGTGGTTTGTCAATTACATCCGTGCAGGGACTCTCATTATGGCTCTCCATGACTCTTCAGACTACTTGCTGGAG TCAGCCAAGATGTTCAACTACGCGGGATGGAAAAACACCTGTAACAACATCTTCATCgtctttgctgctgtttttatcATCACTCGGCTAGTCATCCTGCCCTTCTG GATGGTGTACTGTACCGTGCTATATCCGCTGGAGCTCTATCCTGCCTTCTTTGGCTATTACTTCTTCAATGTCATGATGGCGGTGCTACAGGCGCTACATATCTTCTGGGCCTACCTCATTTTGCGAATGGCCCACAAGTTCATAACTGGAAAG CTGGTAGAAGATGAACGCAGTGACCGCGATGAAACAGAGAGCTCAGAGGGGGAGGAGGCTGCATCTGGGGGAGGAGCAAAAAGTCGGCCCCTAGCCAATGGCCATCCTATTCTCAATAACAATCATCGTAAGATTGACTGA